A region of the Roseiflexus sp. RS-1 genome:
GAAGTTGGTCTTTTCCTCGATTGCCAGTTGCATGAGGTACAGATAGCAATCTTTCTTATCGGCAAAGTACTGGTAGAAACTGCCTTTGGCGATCCCGGCGCGTTCGGTGATCCGTGCAATAGAAACATTGTCGTAGTCGTTCTGCGAAAATTCGTCGAGCAGCACGTCGAGCAAACGAGATCGCTTCTCCTCTGGCAGGTTGAAAAATGTTTCGGTTGGCATCGGCTACCTCAACAGCAGCATGATCCCGGCAACCAGGGCGATGAGACCTGCCGCGTTTAGCAGGATGACTGTGCCGCGCTCGCCGAGGAGTTGCACAAAACCTTGCAGTTTGCCCGTGCGCCAGATGGCGACGGGTTTTGCCAGCGCCGTTGCCAGGCACAGGAGACCGTACAGGATCAGAATGGCGGCAAAGATATGCAGCGCGTTCATTCGTGGCGCCTTTCTTCTAAAGTGACCGAATGGTCATATGACCATTCGGTCATGATTATACTCCGCTTTCCAGACATGTCAACTGCCATTCTTTCGAGATGCGGTTCGGGCATTATGGCGCTCACAGGTGCAGTCAAGCGTCGGAGTTATCGCAAGAGGTCCTCGATTCGGAGTGGTGTCGCAGAATATTGGCAATATATTCACGTATGCGCTACCAGTGAACACGATAGGACGGCGGGGAGATTCTGGGGCTGACTGGAGAAAACAAGCCTGAATTCACATCAGGAACAATACTTGATCGGCAGGCGCGCTGTCGAGGCGGTCGCCAGCGCGCAATGGCGATGGTCACGCCAGCGGCGTTTCCCCATGCAGCATGCGCTCTTCGATCTGTTGCACGGCACAGGGCAGATCCCAAACGCCTTCGATCACCAGGTGCGCTCCGGCTGCCAGGAGTTGCTCACCGATCTGCGCATGGATACTCGCTCGTTGCTGCGGGGAGAGCGCTTCCACATCGGAGCGCGTCTTTCCCAACAGACTCCCGGTGAGCGTCACTCCTACCGTCCACATTCCTGCGTTCAATCCCTCTTCGATGTCCACAGGCGTATCGCCGACCTTGATCAGCGCAGCCATGGGGTACACTCCCAGGCGCATGGCGTTCATAAAGCACATCCATGGCGCAGGGCGTCCGGCAGGAACATCATCGGGGCAGACGATGCAATCGGGGTGATAGCCGTGCGCAGCAGCAATCGGGGCGAGGGTCGCCATCATGACGCGCAGGTAGCCGGTTGTCGAGCCGATCTTGATTCCGCGTTTGCGCAATTCTACTGTGGCTTCGATCATGCCGGGGATTGGTTCGGCGTACTCTTTCAGGACCGATGTTTGCAGCGGAATAAACTGTTCGAACAGTCCATCGATGTCAGGTTCCGAGGGTGGTGCGCCATGCACCGATTGCCACGCAGATCTGACCGTCGGGCGGGCGAGGATGGTGCGCAGGTGGTCTTTTTTCATCAATCCCATGCCTGCCCGCGCATCTTCCGGTGTTATCACAACACCATGACCGGCAAACAGGCGTAGAAACACTGCGATCGGCGCAAACGAGCCGTAATCGACGGCAGTGCCTGCCCAGTCGAGAATGATGGCGCCAATGGCGCCACGATAGCGGCGAGCGATAGTGGGCAATGCTGGTATCTCCTGGTGCGGCAGTTGTGGTCTGGACGGTATCGGGTGTAATGATACCACACCCTGGGTGGGTTGTTATCCGGTCTGCCGGATGTTCTGGAGCTGTAATTTATAGCAGTTCTCAGATATGTTGACCCTTGTCCGGGTCTGCCGTGTCGCGCGAGGCGCCCGCTTGCGGCAGAGCGTAGACCGAAATTCATTTCGGTCACTATGTGGGGAGCACAATACTGGGAGTGTTCAACCTTGTCCAATTGGTTCAATCTCTATGGGAACTGCTATAAGTGCGCCCATGCGGGCGGGGACGCCCGCGCACCAGGTGCGCATGCGGTTCGATAATTCTCCACGTCGCTCTTGTAAGCATCCTGCTGTGGTATGATGACCGACGTAAACGTCTCCGCTCTGTGAAGAAAGCACACTTGTGTGGTAAATGACGATGCAGACTGACGCTTTTGTGGTTCGCCCTTTGACGCTGGATGATCTTGATGCGCTGTTGCCGCTGGTTGAGGCGTTGCACACCGGCGATGGCGATCCGTTCGATCCGCAACGCACCGTCGATGCCCTGCAATTGGTGCTGAGTCACCCGGAGTATGGGGTTGTCCATGTCGCTGTGGTTGGGGAAACCATCGCTGGCTATATTGTCGGTTCGCTGGGGCTTTCGATTGAGGCCGGCGGGCGGTTTTTGCTGGTCGATGAGCTGTACGTCTCGCCTGCGTGGCGTGGGCAAGGTCTGGCGCGCGCGCTGCTTGCGAGTCTGATCCCGTATGCGCAATCCCATCATTGCCGCGTGGTCGAACTGGAAGTCGGCTGGGAGAATGATCGCGCCCGGACGTGGTATGAGCGTCTCGGTTTTGAGCGTCACCGTCGTTTCTTCTGCTCGATCGCGCTGGAGGCGCTGGATCGGCGATTGGTGCAGCGGCTCGCGCGTTAGAACGAATGAGGCGGGTTCGGCGGGGCGATGCCAGGCGCGCTGTTCTGTATTAAGCGGCGAGACATGCGGCGATGCTGGCAGTGATGCCCGGGCTGTCTTTCTTTCGTAGCGCAAAAGCGTTTCAGTGCTGGGAAGATGTTGATGAGCAACGTTGCCATTCTTCACGATAAACAAGAGATCGGCGCCTATCTGTGGCGTGATCCTGCGCTTCACCTGTACGCTATTGGCGATCTCGACGATTTCTTCTGGTCCTCGACGGTCTGGTATGGTTTGAAGGAAGGCGAGAACCTTCTGGCGGTCGCGTTG
Encoded here:
- a CDS encoding GNAT family N-acetyltransferase, producing MTMQTDAFVVRPLTLDDLDALLPLVEALHTGDGDPFDPQRTVDALQLVLSHPEYGVVHVAVVGETIAGYIVGSLGLSIEAGGRFLLVDELYVSPAWRGQGLARALLASLIPYAQSHHCRVVELEVGWENDRARTWYERLGFERHRRFFCSIALEALDRRLVQRLAR
- the phnX gene encoding phosphonoacetaldehyde hydrolase, producing MPTIARRYRGAIGAIILDWAGTAVDYGSFAPIAVFLRLFAGHGVVITPEDARAGMGLMKKDHLRTILARPTVRSAWQSVHGAPPSEPDIDGLFEQFIPLQTSVLKEYAEPIPGMIEATVELRKRGIKIGSTTGYLRVMMATLAPIAAAHGYHPDCIVCPDDVPAGRPAPWMCFMNAMRLGVYPMAALIKVGDTPVDIEEGLNAGMWTVGVTLTGSLLGKTRSDVEALSPQQRASIHAQIGEQLLAAGAHLVIEGVWDLPCAVQQIEERMLHGETPLA